A stretch of DNA from Caldalkalibacillus salinus:
CATCAATACCCCTCCTTCCCTTTTATTATACTAATACGCTATCGTTTAATAAATGTTTCAATGAAATACTTGTGTCAATCATTAAAAAACCTCTTCTAAACCATTAACCTGCTGGTTCAAAAGAGGTCTTCCCTGTAATCTGAGGCCTATAAATAAGACCTGTTTTCCCATCAACATTAGTCGGTTTATCGGCTAAGAACTAATTCTTTTTGCTCCAAGGTACGTCTTTCTCCAATAACTTGATTTGGCTGCATTGAGTACATGAACACCACGGTTAGGGGTGGCATGGATGATGTATCCTTTCCCCACGTAGATACCTACATGTCCGACTATATTGTCACTGCTATATCTTCCTGGCCAGTTAAAGAACACAAGGTCCCCTCTTTTTAATTCTGAGACTGGGACATATCGACCTTGTTTGGCTTGTTGTCTCGAAGTTCGAGGAATGTAAATCCCGTTGGCCCCAAAGGCGTATTGGGTTAAGGAAGAACAATCAAATTCGGATGTATTGCCTGTTTTTGCACCAAAATCATAAGGCTTTCCACGATACTTGTACGCCGTTCTGACAACATCGTTCGCGTCTGAGCGAGACAGTACGGGTTCATCTTCCTCTTCATTTTCTAATACGTCACTAAAATCCTCGTTTCCTGGAAACCCGAATTCATCTTCCGATAATGTCGTAATGACCAATTGGTTCTCTGCTTCACTTATGTCATACTCATCGCCCATGAGTGCTTGTAAGGAAGTCACAGAAATGAAGGTTAGCCCTTGGTGGTTAAAGACGGGTTCCGGTAGTATCACGGCCTCCCCTTCAGCTTCGGCTTGATTTGAATTTTTCTCTACTCTGTAAATAATATCGGTGTAACCGGCAACAACGTCATTCTCGCGTCGACGCACTTCAAAATTTAAAGTATCGAGTACTGACTCAAATGATACATATCTTAGATTATTTTTTGTCAATGACTCTACTTCCTCAGCTGCTGAATCATCAATGACAACATCTAACTGATCCAAATCATTATTACCTTCAACCTGTTGTTCGTTCTCATCCTGGCCTTGGCCGCGTCCTTTCTGACCTTGCCCTTGACCGCCTTTCCCTTGTTGGTCTTGCTGGCCTTGTCCTTGACCACGTCCCTGTTGGCCTTGTTGACCTTGGCCTTGGCCACCTTGTCCT
This window harbors:
- a CDS encoding C40 family peptidase translates to MVMTLVGCGNDLGQGQRNQDPSIQQQNQQGRGQGQQGQGGQGQGQQGQQGRGQGQGQQDQQGKGGQGQGQKGRGQGQDENEQQVEGNNDLDQLDVVIDDSAAEEVESLTKNNLRYVSFESVLDTLNFEVRRRENDVVAGYTDIIYRVEKNSNQAEAEGEAVILPEPVFNHQGLTFISVTSLQALMGDEYDISEAENQLVITTLSEDEFGFPGNEDFSDVLENEEEDEPVLSRSDANDVVRTAYKYRGKPYDFGAKTGNTSEFDCSSLTQYAFGANGIYIPRTSRQQAKQGRYVPVSELKRGDLVFFNWPGRYSSDNIVGHVGIYVGKGYIIHATPNRGVHVLNAAKSSYWRKTYLGAKRISS